The segment atttaaaaataattacaatttggaaagttaaagttttgaaaattaaacttaaaaattggagttttgaaaaattaaattaaaaaatggagttttggaaatttatttgaaaatagaatctttaaaaaattaaaatttgaaattggaattttgaagaatttatttgaagatggcattttaaaaaattaaatttggaaattgaaatttttgaaaaattagtttgaagATTGAAGTGATTGAAAATCCagaattttgaaagttattttaaaaaataatttgtgaaaATGTGTGAGCATAAAGGATCAAAAAGGAATATGGGCATATATGCTCCAAGAATGGCCCACCAAAAGTCGTCCATTGATTTTACGACCATAAAATGATTCCCATACAAGAAGATCCATCAATGGTTCTGAGAGCCTTCATTATAGAGATTGGTTTTGGAAACTAGGTACTTGATGGCATTGGGATCAACCTTGCGAAGTGTAGCTTTTCCAATATCAATGCCACAAATATCAGAGAGCCTCACAAGGTATAGAAGAACATCCAAGAGCTCTTTCCCCAAGTGCTGCTTCTCCTCTTCTTTCTAGTTCGGCAGCTCCTTTGACACCTCACCTCTCCATTGAAATATCTTTGACAGCTCCCCAACTTCCCTTATTAGAGCCAAGAGGAGGTTCCTTGGGCTGTGAATTGATCCTAATCCCTCTCCTTGGCTAACTTCGCTAGTTTCTTTTTGAGAAGGCTAAGGCTCATGCTTTCTTCCTCAGAATTCATCTTTCAATATTAAATCCTCAACTTCTGTAACAAGGTGACTAATATCTGATTTTCTTTTAACAAGATGTGCGGTGAATCGATGCACCAAACCATGGGATTCCTTTTCATGCTGAATGGAAGCAGTGCCATGCATTGACGTATCTACCAGTTAGACTGTGGCTAGGGGTATATCAGGGTCGCCTTGGGCAATGATGATGGGTATGGTAGATTAGAAATGTGTGAATGTGGTGAAAATGGGTAGCATGTTGATTGAAGCTAGGTGGTGTTTGAAAAGATGGGAGGTGGTAGTGATATGGGTATCAACTGCTAGGTGGTAGTGATCAAATGGGAAGTGGGTAATGGTGTGGATATGGAAGAGGAGGTGCCCAGTCTTGAACAATATTCAATGGAGTCACCAGAGAGCTATAAAGATGGGAAGGAAGTGGAAAGAGTTTGGTATTCAGCAATGGATTGCTGGTCTAGTGGAATATGGCACTCTATTTCTGGTGAGGTGTTGCTTCCACAGGATCAAATGCCGTCACATGCTCACCACTAACAGAAACCAGTTACCTTTTGTGTCACCCCCATACCCAATGGATTTAAAATTCAGACCTTACAACCTCCATCaacagagaaaaagaaatgcAAACAAAACATAGTATAACCCCAAGAAGAGCAAACAAGCAATCAAACCCTTGAACTAGATCATGTTTCATGTGTTAATCAAAAGATCCAGAATAGGTGGAAGAAACAGGGAGTAGcaacataattaataaaattttgagctCAAAAACAAATCTATACAATGATTACTTATCAGAGAAGCTTAAGAAACCAGGAAACAACCAAAACAAAGCAAGCATGAAAGTAAACTCAGATTCAATACAACTCAATGCTCAACAAAATAAACTAACGATGCTCAGGCAACAGGAAGAGATGATAAAAACCAGTGATAATGAGGAAGAATGAATAAGAAATGCACAAAGAAACCATACCTGAAATACTCATTTTCCCATAATATTCGCAGAGACCCCCCTCTCTCCTAGCTCTCACCCCCCTTATCTTCCAAACTATCACCAATTTTCCACTTAGCTCCTTGCTTCCCCCATCCACTTCTTACCCATATTTTTCTCTCCAGCTCTCACATCTGCTACTAGCTTCACTGTTCTTGGTTCAGCAAATATGTCGTCGTcttaaccaccaccatggcaaggtggtggtCTCCTTGGCTATGCGTTCCATGCAGCTTGGCTCTTCCAGAAACCGGCCCTCACTCCAAAAACAAGCTGCCATCTCTTCCCGGGTGTGAGAAAAATCCCCTCGATCCAAgaagggtctacaaatatgcccttcTTCGGTAGaattcacgagtgtaaggaatatgaacactagagtgaaaagaaagtgtgaatagtgagtggaatgaagtgaactctactaaagaaaaagaaagaacccCTAAAGGTACACAAGTAAAACACAAACTTGCTCAAACCAATAAAGAACAAAAAGGGGCCCTAAAATCCTAAGAGAATGATAGCTCTCAAAGAGTCTCTAAAGATGCACTATGGATTCAAACTCCCTCTAAATTTTCTCTAGAAGTGACTCGAAGatcaatgtcaaagatgagtaacaaCCGAACCGACTTGGAGCATAGGGACGAATGCGTCCAAAGGGGACTGCCCCatgtgaactacatgagaaCACTAAGTTTAGGGTGCCCAACAACATGATCGAAATATGTGTCATGAACTCAGAAGACTATGTCATGTGCAGTGGAAGGGAAAGTCTAGAAGAGCATGATGAACAAGCGATAAGCACAAGGTAACGAGGTAAGGAAAATGAGGACGAATGTAAAATGGTAAAGGCAAGATATGCAATGCCAGTGAATATGAAAGCCAGCAGCTATGACTCTGAATGATAAGGTCGAGgaaaaatgactctgaacgccaaaaggAGGAAATatggtgactctaaatgcctgaatgagtatgcacaatggctctgaatgccaaactgaagaagatgatgacTCTAAATTCCAAACTGAagacatggctctgaacgccaaattgaagACAtatgatgatggctttgaatgcttgAAACTGGAATAGATgagtggctctaaacgcctaaaacaaatgaaaggaatggctctgaatgtcgagCTGAAGACATGGATCTGAACgctgaactaaaaaaaattgataacacTGAATACTAAAGACGatgctttgaatgcctaaactcAATCGACAGCTCTGAATGCTATGAATGTAGCTTTGAACGCCAGAAATGTGGTGATGAATTCCCGATCATGATaggatgatggctttgaatgccaaactgtgaaGGGATAGtgactctaaacgctaaactagagATGCGGccttgaatgccaaactgaaaacatggctttgaatgccaaactgagaAGGACGACCTTGAATGTCGTAACTGAAAAGATATAGCGGCTTTGAACGCCGAGCTGTTAAgagatagtggctctgaacaccataACTAAGAAGgcatggtggctctgaacactgaAACTGAGAAGaaatagtggctctgaatgctaagcTGTGAAGGACGACTCTAAACGTTGTAACTGAGAAGATATGATGGCTCTTAATGCCGTAACTAAGAAgggatggtggctttgaacgccaaactaaaaagatatggtggctctgaatgcccaaactaagaagagatggtggctctaaatgcccaAACTAAGAAGAGATGGTGGTTATGAATGCCGAAATTGAGAAGAGatagtggctttgaacgccaaaactgagaagagaTAGTGGTTTTGAACACCAAGTTGTGAAGGACAACTCTGAACGTCGTAACTGAGAAgatatggtggctctgaatgccgtaACTAAGAAGggatagtggctctgaacgccaaactaaaaagatatggtggctctgaacacccaaactgagaagagatggtggctttgaacgctgaaactgagaagagatggtggctttgaatgctgaaactgagaagagatagtggctctgaacgccaaactgtgaAGGACGACTCTGAATGTCGTAACTAAGAAGAtgtggtggctctaaatgctgtAACTAAGAagggatggtggctctgaatgccgagtTGTAAAGTGATGGCGGCTTTGAATGTCGAAACTAAGaaaagatggtggctctgaacgccgaaattgAGAAGATATaatggctttgaacaccaaatTGTGAAGAGatggtgactctaaatgccaaatagaaaagagatgatggctctgaatgcccaaactgagaagagatggtggctttgaatgccgaaactgaaaagagatgatggctctgaacaccgaaactgATAAGAGATAGTGACTTTGAACGTTAACTGAAGAAAGAcatgatgactttgaatgcTGTAACTGAGAAGATATGATAGCTCTAAACGTTGTAACTAAGAagggatggtggctctgaacactaaACTGAAAAGAGATGGTGGTTCTGAATGCCCAAACTGAGAAGAGATGGTGACTCTGAATGTTGAAATTGAGAagaaatgatggctttgaatgccgaaactgagaagaaatagtggctctgaatgctaaactGTGAAGGACGGATCTAAACGTCGTAACTGAGAAgatatggtggctctgaacgccgaactgtGAAGGACGACTCTTAATGTTGTAACTGAGAAAATATGGCGGTTCTGAATGCCGTAACTAAGAagggatggtggctctaaatgccaaaatgaaaagagatggtggctttAAACGCCGAAACTGATAAGAGATAGTGGCTCTAAAAGCCAAACTGTgaatgatgactctgaatgtcataactaagaagggatggtggctctgaatgccaaactaaaaagagatggtggctctgaatgcccaAACTAAGAAGAGATGGTGACTTTGAACATCGAAACTGAGAAGAGATAGTGGTTCTAAATGTCAAACTAAAaacatggctctgaatgctaaactGAGAAGGATGACCCTGAATGTCATAACTGAGAAGATATGGCGCCTCTAAACGTCGTAACTAAGAAgggatggtggctttgaacatcGTAACTAAgaagtgatggtggctctgaatgcccaAACTAAgaagaaatggtggctctgaatgccgaaactgagaagagatagtggctctaaacaccaaactGTGAAGGAAGACTCTGAACATTGTAATTGAGAAGATATGGAGGCTCTAAACATCGTAACTAAGAAGGGATGGTGGCTTTAAACGCCAAACTAAAAagggatggtggctctgaatgccaaactaaaaagATATGGTGCctttaaatgaaaaactaagaatgacgactctgaacgtcgtAACTGAGAATAAACAGCGGCTCTAAAAGGTTGATCTGCAAGGAAATGATGATAAGGGGAAATACACCCTAGTGTAGCGTGCCACCACAACTCTCAATCCACTGGAAGGGTCTGAAAGAGGCTCCCTGAGTCTCAAAAGATGCTCCACTAGCGAGTCGGAATGGTCAAATTGACTATAAATATGGCTCTGAATGTCTAGTGGTATGATTCTCACCATTTTGTGGACCTCTCTTGGAACGGGGGAATTTTTCTCACACTCGAGAAGAGCTGGCAACTTGTTTTTGGAGTGGGGGCTAGTTTCCAGAAGAGCCAAGTTGCATGGAACGCATGGCCGAGGAGaccaccaccttgccatggtggtggttgggaTGACGACATATTTGTTAAACCAAGAATAGTGAAACTAGTAGCAGATGTGAGAGCtggagaaaaaaatatgggTAAGGAGTGGATGAGGGAAGCAGAGAGTGGGTGGGAAAGATGATGGGTGAGCGAATTTTGGGAGGAGAAAATGATGAGGACTGTCGATAGGTGAGAGGGGTTTGAAAGATTGACGAGAAAGAGACTTGGGGAAGTGGAAGGAAACAGGGACCCCTTTTTTTGGgagagtagaaaaaaaaaaacagggcaaggaaaaatagagagagTTGAGTGGAAAATTGGTGGCAGTTTGGAAGATAAGTGGGGTGAGAGCTAGGAGAGAGGGGATCTCTGCGAATATTCTGGGAAAATGAGCATTTCAGGTATGGTTTCTTTGTGCATTTCTTATTCATTCTTCCCCATTATCACTGGTTTTTATCATCTATTCTTGTTGCCTGAGCATTGTTAGTTTATTTTGTTGCACATTGAGTTGTGTTGAATCCAAGTTTACTTTCATGCTTGCTCTATTTTGGTTGTTTCCTGGTTTCTTGGGCTTCTCTAATAAATAATCGATgtataaatttgtttttgagcTCGAAATTTTATTAATCATGTTGCTACTCCCTATTTCTTCCACCTGTTCTGGATCTTTTGATTAACACATGAAATAGGATCTAGTTCAAGGGTTTGATTGCTTGTTTGCTTTTCCTGGGGTTatactttattttgtttgtatttctCTTTCTCTGTTGATGGAGGCTGTAAAATCCATTGGGTATGGGGGTGACGCAAGAGGTAACAGGTTTCTGTCAATGGTGAGCACGTAGCGACATTTGATCCAGTGAAAACAACACCCCACCAGAAACAGAGTGCCATATTCCACTAGACCAGTAATCCATTGCTGAATACCAAACTCTTTCCACTTCCTTCCCGTTTTTATAGTTCTCTGGTGACTCcattgaatatttttcaaaattggccTCCTCCTTTCCCATATCTACATCATTACCCACTTTCCATTTGATCATCATCTCTACCATCTATCACACTCACTCCCAACAATCGATACCCATCTCACTACCACCTCCCATCTTTTCAAACACCACCTAGCTTCGGTTAACATGCTACCCATTTTCACCACTTTCCCACCTTTCTAATCTACCATACCCATCATCATTGCTCGAGACGACCCTGATATACCCATAACCATAGTCCAACTGGTAGATGCGTCCATGCATGGCGCTACTTCCACTCATCATGAAAAGGAATCCCATGGTTTGGTGCATCGAGTCACCGCACGtcttgataaaagaaaattagataTTACTCACCTTGTTACAGAAGTTGAGGATTTAATATTGAAAGATGAATTCTGAGGAAGAAAGCGTGAGCCTTGGCCTTCTCAAGAAGAAAATGGCGGAGTTCGCCAAGGAGATGTATTGGGATCAGTTTCACAGCCCAAGGAACCTCCTCTTAGCTTTAGTGGGGGAAGTTAGGGAGCTGTCAGAGATATTTCAGTGGAGAGGAGATGTGCTAAAGGAGCTTCCGGACTGGAAAGAGGAGGAGAAGCAGTACTTGAGGAAAGAGGTCTCGGATGTTCTTCTATACCTTGTGAGGCTCTCTGATATTTGTGGCATTGATCTTGGAAAAGCTGCACTTCGCAAGGTTGATCCCAATGCCATCAAGTACCCAGTTtccaaaaccaatttttatAGTGAAGGCTCTTAGAACCATTGATGGATTTTCTTGTCTGGGAATCATTTTATGGCAATAAAATCAATGGAGGACTTTTGGTGGGCCATGATTGGAACATATATGCCCATGTTCCTTTTTTATCCTTTATGCTCACATGTtttcacaaattatttttttttaaataactttcaaaattccGGATTTTCAATCACTTCAAtcttaaaaaattccaatttccaaatttaatttttaaaaatgtcatcttcaaataaattcttcaaaattcctgatacgttcccaattggtgtctcagctgattcatgtcctctcaatggtccctgacagtggtaccatttgattcgtgtccagctggtgtcccttgattgtggttctCAGAatggagtaatcaacaaaatttataacctattacaccatgtactaggatagccttagctagcatagcatagtggctctagggtcgttcactgggatgggttttcacttcacaattgatattaattcaaagttgaattggtgtcttttcatttcaaggttagctttaaaagaaaacataatctttggtggaaaaaggattggttttaagctaacaaaaaatagtaactgattttaattacaaagaaaagtgtttcttggagtttagaacactaggctcaggttcctcatacaaaaaggagagttccggtcacttgtttcttttcctcgcattagagaattaacatatagttaattctctaaccggtgtggtacagatgcttccccttaatgggttcaaacactaaatctctctcactgattcatcttgcaatgactcatgcctctcacctagcatttgccattcaaggtgatccttaaccttggatttcctgtctcaagctcgcaagagataactaatggatgtctccgtggagtccaaaagcttaccaagtgttggctattctagaaaatcctacctttaaaccacctcccaaaggctcgcaagagataaactagtgcatctccatggacggagaccacttgccttatcaagtgttggcccaggtgattaaaaggcgttttaagttaactaaaaagataaaaaccattaacgggtcacactttctcttcattaaaaaccaaaataacaaaacttccaatttattcatgaggaaacttacccggatttcttcactccaagagacgaagagcctagcctctcatcctctgaggaaaaatccttagagtttgattggctagaaagaaaattaacgagaaaacaaaaatatgaaggaaaaacagaacaagtgctctataaaatatatttcttcctttcgcTGATTACATGATGATATGatgtgtaaaaaaaattacaaactatatataagaggttattcaccctttgttcttacttaaagactaaggaatcctatgataggtgggttacaaggagagtttggggatttagacatcaaatatctaaatcaaaatatctcaaaatgtcggtcgtaAATATCAGGaggcttcaggagaacaccgcagtCGTGCGTGCAAGAGGGCTACGAAATTTCACAGCAAAAAGGATAacatttcgcagcccaaggctGATTTCACAGCCGTGTGAAattttccttcagcttggagtgatcggcttccaatggctgtaactcattcatttcaactccgaattgtgcaccgtttgaagaattggatttttgacttcctgagcttcgaaacaacatatagcATGCAGAAATTgaactccagaaagtgctccaaaagtggctgacacgactgtcatctagaatgcttcatgttagatttctctttgcttcccctccttgcattccagatttgcttatggcaaaggacttcaaagctttggttcttcatgtttctgagctttccattgctttgccatggattccaaagaactctcctcaatcttggattgctttggtgatcaaaaagctatcaaaacaccaaaacttaacacaatttgattagaattgattgcaagggtccttaatatgttaattgggttaaaaggtaataactactactcaaaagtgtttaaaagagttaattacaagctataaaatagaactttttgagtagtaatcaattccagtttttttttttttttttttaatttaattcttaaaacttccattttcaaataattttccaaaattccaatttccaaatttaattttttaaagattccattttcaaataattttccaaaactccattttttaatttaatttttcaaaactccaatttttaagtttaattttcaaaactttaactttccaaactataattattcttaaatttaattttcatagtttcaattctcaaaataattttcaaaattcaatttctttcaaatttaatttccaaaactgcaattcttaaatttaattttcatagctccaattctcaaataattttcaaattgccaatttctttcaaatttaattttcaaaactccaattcttaaatttaaatttcataattccaattctaaaataatttttaagattttaattttcataatttaattttcaaaactccaatcctcaattaattttcaaaagtccaatttctttcaaatttatttttcaaaactctaatttctttcaaatttaatttccaaaactctaatttcttttaaatttaatttcctaaattccaatttctttcaaatttaatttccaaaattccaattcttaaatttaattatcaaaaatccaattcttaaattcaaatttcaaaactccaattttcaaataattttcgaaactctaatttctttctaatttaatttccaaaactccaattcttaaatttaattttcaaaactccaattctcaaataattttcaaaattccaatttctttcaaatttaatttccaaaattccaattcttaaacctaattttcaaaactctaatttttaaataattttcgagacttcaatttttcaaaactctagttttctttcgaATAGTTTAAATTCCACtacagttttcaaatatttttaattctataacttttcatctttcattaaggtttttggttaaaaaaaatctcatttttaaataaacttactACTTTTCCTTTTAGGtaagcactttcacaaattttctttgatctttaaataattttttgtttttcttgattttaaataagcatgaatatgattttcGTAATTCCAAAGTAATGGATTTTGTGAGATtcattcatgcaaaatcaattgggctttggtgggggccctacatatgagttttctcttctgataGCCAATTGTTATTCTTCATGAATATTacttgatctttgtcttgctctttgatatgcatgtgataattttatacttgagctaaccttgtttccatgatagcgcactattacttGCTACTAAGGTACaatctcactctcactttgcttATTCCTATGCAtgattcgttttattatttgatcatttcacttgtatctattgatttccttatcaatttcCACGTCTGCTTTactttatttagtagagaccttattatagggcttagaggggtgttacaactcaccaccgtaccttcccaataggtaacctgaccctcggacccgactttggtttttcacatactgtcttttccaaataaggagtcacacttagggtttttttttattattttgttttcccttaaaaataaaataaaaataagtggcgactccaagtcttttctaaaaatcatatttttcaccaattaaataaaaagtgagtttcaccatcgagtgggaacgcatcgtgtgaaatgtggggtccataatatgttaatttgataatttagaataaattttaagctaattttatctaataaccttaatactttaaagtaaaaattaagtaataaattttaagtcaacaatttaactataatttaacttaaaattaagttattaaataatgagtatTAAGTTTTACACACCCTTTACTTtggataaaacaaaatatttcaaaaatatttaaaaaattattttttaatatttgatccaagaaaatcaaatatataaatatttacttagaattttatatattttaaaattatttaattttaaaaaaataaatttgatataatatataaaaataatttatacgctttaaattttatttttactttctattttttctttttcttttccaaaaccaaacataggttTAATAGTGTTTCTTTTTATTGAACTAGGCTTTTATCCTATGCAAGGCACGGAAACCGCTAGCTAATAGCGCTTATTTATAtatctaaatttaatattaattatttaaaaaaataataattttcatgtattttattattgtatttgaatatattttattttaaaattttatatttattaaatggttATATTAAAAGGTagaatcatttttgttttcttggaaaGTAGATAAGATTAAACTTTATTCAttgctttaaaatatttatttttattaatatttaactttgttcaaaattaaaattaactcttataataatttaataagtttattatttattttcaatatttgttcttattattattttttattagtaaattcaaatatgaacTCAAATAGATAATgcttgtttaaaaatattaaaattagaagGAATATGGCATGTCTATGTTTATAttctaatattaaatttttaaataaaaatttgcatattaaataaaaagtaattaattatttttattaatttaattaaatcattataaatataattatacttgatttaatttattctttattatttaacaaacaaacatattttattatttgttaaatttgaaaactaaaataataactcTATTCAAATAAGATTTCTAACTcttataaaactaaaaaaaatgtgtataaaacataagataaaaaaataaaaaataaaaaataaaaaaaacactattcaaATAGTAATGAATAGTGTCAAATAGTTTTCTTTGTCTACCAATGCGACATTCAAAAGCCacgtaaagaaaagaaagaggaagagaatttATTCTCTCCTgacattagaaaagaaaaatcatctcCTTCTATAGACTTCAAAAATCAAAGTTCCAGCTGTCAACTTTTTGTGGcggatttcaaaaatttttcaAGCATGAAGACTCAAGTCCGATCTTCGTCTATAAATGGAGAAGCCAACCTCCTCACAATGTAGAGTTAGAAAGAGTTAGGAGAGCTCAAGAGTGCAAGCATAGAGTGTTCTAAAATTCTCTCTCTTGCTTTTGTGATCTCCTCTTTCAAAAATTCTAGTCCTTTGTATTCATCTCCTTTAGTCATCCCTCCGCTGTCAACAAACCTGTAATCAACAACTCTCTATAATTAAggtatattttcaaattgaaacaaTATTTAGTCACTAATTTAGTCATGACTTAGTTCGAATTGAATTTTTAGTGAACGGCTTGGTTAGCCTAGATAGCAGTGTTTGAGGGCAAAAAGAGCGTAAGTCCCATGTTAATCCACTTGTGGTGGTCCCTGTTcaggaaattatttgaattgattaacgACAAGATTGTGATTATTTTCTATGACAATGTGTAATATTATAAGGAAATTAAGTAGAGCTAGTTCTTCCAAATCTCTTAGGTCTAATGATAGTTCTACATCTTCATCTGATAATTTTGCACACACTTCAATTActcaaaatattgttaatagtcaagaaataaatataacacaaatagaaaatcaattacATAATTGGTCAATTCCACACCTGAAAATTAATACAAGATatcaacaagaaaattttgaatttaatcaaaattattcaattaaaattgaagaaaaaactatttctcttaatcaaattttagaaagtCTTCTATTATTAAGTCAAAACACTATTAATCATCATA is part of the Vitis riparia cultivar Riparia Gloire de Montpellier isolate 1030 chromosome 17, EGFV_Vit.rip_1.0, whole genome shotgun sequence genome and harbors:
- the LOC117904771 gene encoding dCTP pyrophosphatase 1-like; protein product: MNSEEESVSLGLLKKKMAEFAKEMYWDQFHSPRNLLLALVGEVRELSEIFQWRGDVLKELPDWKEEEKQYLRKEVSDVLLYLVRLSDICGIDLGKAALRKVDPNAIKYPVSKTNFYSEGS